In Sandaracinaceae bacterium, the following proteins share a genomic window:
- a CDS encoding serine/threonine protein kinase translates to MQSLERGAIFAGRYVVEQLLGEGGSGAVFAAHDPDTGAAVAIKVLRPELAEDAGLRARFRREAGLLQHLSHPAIVTVQGGGETPLHPGGPALPFLVMERLTGLTLRASLAGPSSPAEVLAWLMPIASALTQVHAMGVLHGDIKPDNLFLTGSGPKLVDFGSAKVHGFPRLTATGELTGTPHYMAPEVISGERTLDARTDVYGLGVTVFEALAGRLPFTARHPGRLVAEIMSGDLPSLLTLRPDLTALAPVVAQAMHRTTDGRFPSAEAFALALAAVPVS, encoded by the coding sequence GTGCAATCGCTAGAGAGAGGCGCGATCTTCGCGGGGCGCTACGTGGTGGAGCAACTCCTCGGGGAGGGAGGCTCTGGAGCGGTGTTCGCGGCGCACGACCCCGACACGGGTGCGGCCGTGGCCATCAAGGTGCTGCGCCCCGAGCTGGCCGAGGACGCGGGCCTGCGCGCGCGGTTTCGACGGGAGGCCGGGCTGCTGCAGCACCTCTCGCACCCGGCCATCGTGACGGTCCAGGGTGGGGGTGAGACGCCCCTGCACCCGGGCGGCCCGGCCCTGCCGTTTCTCGTCATGGAGCGGCTGACCGGGCTGACGCTGCGCGCCTCACTCGCCGGCCCGTCTTCCCCCGCCGAGGTGCTGGCCTGGCTGATGCCCATCGCGAGCGCGCTGACGCAGGTGCACGCGATGGGTGTGCTGCACGGCGACATCAAGCCCGACAACCTCTTCCTGACGGGGAGCGGGCCCAAGTTGGTGGACTTCGGGAGCGCGAAGGTGCACGGCTTCCCGCGCCTGACCGCCACCGGAGAGCTGACCGGCACGCCGCACTACATGGCGCCCGAGGTCATCTCCGGGGAGCGCACGCTGGACGCACGGACCGACGTCTACGGGTTGGGGGTCACTGTGTTCGAGGCGCTCGCGGGGCGGCTGCCCTTCACCGCGCGTCACCCGGGCCGTTTGGTTGCCGAGATCATGAGCGGCGACCTGCCCTCCCTGCTCACGCTGCGCCCGGACCTGACAGCGCTCGCACCTGTCGTAGCGCAAGCCATGCACCGCACCACGGATGGCCGCTTCCCCAGCGCAGAGGCGTTTGCGCTCGCGCTGGCCGCAGTCCCGGTCAGCTGA
- a CDS encoding VanZ family protein, producing MLKAWAPALAYMALIFLLSSFRLQAPAIDELPFKDKLVHTIEYAVLGGLCSYASVRTWPLHHGLRTMLVGAFLATAFGVTDELHQSFVPGRNADLMDIVADALGALLGALVAAVWGRRRRASASTPPVS from the coding sequence GTGTTGAAGGCGTGGGCCCCGGCGCTCGCGTACATGGCGCTCATCTTCCTGCTGTCGTCCTTCCGGCTGCAAGCGCCCGCGATCGACGAGCTGCCCTTCAAAGACAAGCTGGTGCACACCATCGAGTACGCTGTGCTCGGAGGCCTGTGTTCCTACGCTTCCGTGCGCACGTGGCCGCTGCACCACGGGCTCCGCACCATGTTGGTGGGCGCGTTCCTGGCCACCGCCTTCGGCGTGACGGACGAGCTGCACCAGAGCTTCGTGCCTGGCCGCAACGCGGACCTGATGGACATCGTGGCGGACGCCCTCGGCGCGCTGCTCGGCGCCCTCGTAGCGGCGGTCTGGGGCCGTCGCCGGCGTGCGTCCGCCAGCACGCCTCCCGTCAGCTGA
- the miaB gene encoding tRNA (N6-isopentenyl adenosine(37)-C2)-methylthiotransferase MiaB, with protein MKRYIVQTFGCQMNVHDSRRIEEVLHADGFEPTDDATLADLIVVNTCSVREKAEHKLMSLLGTLRPLKEQRRGVMLAVAGCVAQQEGERLLAKAPFIDLVLGPDNIPELPGLLREAEGGAPPRARTVFDMDEPQFLHAKPREGLREVTSFVTVMKGCDERCTYCIVPYTRGSERYRSGDTIVEEITRLVEGGVREITLLGQTVNSWYEDGVAPTSRRTASRSQFADLLRRIAAEVPDLARLRYTSPHPRHLTDDLIAAHAELAVLPAHVHLPVQSGSNEQLRRMARRYTREEYIERAHVLMRARPGLTLSTDIIVGFPGETEADFEDTLDLVRQVGFVAAFGFKYSPRPFTPALNLVDDVPEEVKGERLTRLFDLVAEQQSAHLASLVGTRQHVLVEGPSRGDTGRFSGRSERHEITHFDAPQGHDPTGHLVEVEITEAYKHSLLGRAVGEVPRGPLATKVPRGRLALPVVA; from the coding sequence ATGAAGCGCTACATCGTCCAGACCTTCGGCTGCCAGATGAACGTGCACGATTCGCGTCGCATCGAGGAGGTGCTGCACGCGGACGGGTTCGAGCCGACCGACGACGCCACGCTGGCGGATCTCATCGTGGTCAACACCTGCAGCGTGCGCGAGAAGGCCGAGCACAAGCTCATGAGCCTGCTGGGCACGCTGCGCCCGCTCAAGGAGCAGCGCCGTGGTGTGATGCTGGCGGTGGCGGGGTGCGTGGCGCAGCAAGAGGGCGAGCGCTTGCTGGCGAAGGCGCCCTTCATCGACCTGGTGCTGGGGCCCGACAACATCCCCGAGCTGCCCGGGCTGCTGCGTGAGGCCGAGGGCGGCGCCCCGCCGCGCGCGCGCACCGTGTTCGACATGGACGAGCCGCAGTTCCTGCACGCCAAGCCGCGCGAGGGCCTGCGCGAGGTGACCTCGTTCGTGACCGTCATGAAGGGCTGCGACGAGCGCTGCACGTACTGCATCGTGCCCTACACCCGCGGCAGCGAGCGCTACCGCTCGGGGGACACCATCGTCGAGGAGATCACGCGCCTGGTGGAAGGCGGTGTGCGCGAGATCACGCTGCTGGGGCAGACCGTGAACTCCTGGTACGAAGATGGAGTCGCGCCCACCAGCCGCCGCACCGCGAGCCGCTCGCAGTTCGCGGACCTCTTGCGCCGCATCGCGGCCGAGGTGCCGGACCTCGCGCGCCTGCGCTACACGTCGCCGCACCCGCGGCACCTCACGGACGACCTCATCGCAGCGCACGCGGAGCTGGCCGTGCTGCCGGCGCACGTGCACCTGCCCGTGCAGTCGGGCTCCAACGAGCAGCTGCGGCGCATGGCGCGGCGCTACACGCGCGAGGAGTACATCGAGCGTGCACACGTGCTCATGCGCGCCCGCCCGGGGCTCACGCTCTCCACCGACATCATCGTGGGCTTCCCCGGTGAGACCGAGGCCGACTTCGAAGACACGCTCGACCTCGTGCGCCAAGTGGGCTTCGTGGCGGCCTTCGGCTTCAAGTACTCGCCGCGGCCCTTCACGCCCGCGCTCAACCTGGTGGACGACGTGCCCGAGGAGGTCAAGGGCGAGCGCCTGACGCGCCTCTTCGACCTCGTGGCCGAGCAGCAGAGCGCGCACCTCGCCTCGTTGGTGGGCACGCGCCAGCACGTGCTGGTGGAGGGCCCCAGCCGCGGCGATACGGGGCGCTTCAGCGGGCGCTCGGAGCGCCACGAGATCACCCACTTCGACGCGCCGCAGGGGCACGACCCCACGGGCCACCTGGTGGAGGTGGAGATCACCGAGGCCTACAAGCACAGCCTGCTCGGGCGCGCGGTCGGGGAGGTACCGCGCGGGCCGCTCGCCACCAAGGTCCCACGCGGCCGCTTGGCGCTCCCGGTGGTGGCGTGA